The proteins below come from a single Triticum aestivum cultivar Chinese Spring chromosome 5D, IWGSC CS RefSeq v2.1, whole genome shotgun sequence genomic window:
- the LOC123119228 gene encoding trifunctional UDP-glucose 4,6-dehydratase/UDP-4-keto-6-deoxy-D-glucose 3,5-epimerase/UDP-4-keto-L-rhamnose-reductase RHM1: MATPYTPKSILITGAAGFIASHVTNRIVRNYPDYKIVVLDKLDYCSNLKNLLPANSSPNFKFVKGDIASADLVNFLLVTENIDTIMHFAAQTHVDNSFGNSFEFTKNNIYGTHVLLEACKVTGQIRRFIHVSTDEVYGETDEDAVVGNHEASQLLPTNPYSATKAGAEMLVMAYGRSYGLPVITTRGNNVYGPNQFPEKLIPKFILLAMRGKPLPIHGDGSNVRSYLYCEDVAEAFEVILHRGEVGHVYNIGTKRERTVTDVAKDVCRLFNLEADKVIQLVDNRPFNDQRYFLDDEKLKSLGWSERTRWEEGLRKTMEWYVANSDYWGDVSGALLPHPRTLMMPGYEGSEEIKGMLNLFTNNQTKMVAPTSEGSSQTRLLKFLIYGRTGWIGGLLGKICEKQGIPYEYGKGRLEERFSIVLDIQTVKPTHVFNAAGVTGRPNVDWCESHKPDTIRTNVVGTLTLADVCREHGLLVINYATGCIFEYDANHPEGSGIGFKEEDKPNFTGSFYSKTKAMVEELLKEYENVCTLRVRMPISSDLNNPRNFITKISRYDKVVNIPNSMTVLDELLPISVEMAKRNLRGIWNFTNPGVVSHNEILEMYKKYMDPSYKWTNFTLEEQAKVIVAPRSNNEMDATKLKREFPELLSIKDSLIKYVFEPNRKVPAT, from the exons ATGGCGACACCCTACACACCTAAGAGCATCCTCATTACAGGAGCTGCTGGTTTCATCGCTTCCCATGTCACAAACCGCATTGTACGGAACTACCCTGATTACAAGATTGTCGTCCTTGACAAGCTTGATTACTGCTCCAATCTGAAGAACCTTCTCCCTGCCAACTCGTCACCAAACTTCAAGTTTGTCAAGGGCGATATTGCCAGTGCTGATCTTGTCAACTTCCTCCTGGTCACAGAGAACATTGATACAATAATGCACTTTGCAGCCCAGACACATGTTGACAATTCTTTTGGTAACTCCTTTGAATTCACCAAGAACAACATTTATGGTACTCATGTTCTTCTTGAAGCTTGCAAGGTCACTGGCCAGATCAGGAGGTTCATCCACGTTAGCACTGATGAGGTCTATGGCGAGACTGATGAGGATGCAGTGGTTGGTAACCATGAGGCCTCACAGCTGCTCCCCACAAATCCTTATTCAGCCACCAAAGCTGGAGCAGAGATGCTTGTCATGGCTTATGGGAGATCCTATGGTCTGCCGGTCATCACTACCCGGGGAAATAATGTGTATGGTCCTAACCAGTTTCCTGAAAAGCTTATTCCGAAGTTCATTCTTTTGGCTATGAGAGGAAAGCCCCTCCCAATTCATGGTGATGGATCCAATGTCCGAAGCTACCTCTATTGTGAGGATGTTGCTGAGGCTTTTGAAGTCATTCTTCATCGTGGAGAAGTTGGACATGTTTACAACATTGGAACAAAGAGAGAGAGGACAGTCACTGATGTGGCAAAGGATGTCTGCAGGCTTTTCAATCTTGAAGCTGATAAAGTAATCCAGTTGGTCGATAATAGACCTTTCAATGATCAGAGGTATTTCTTGGATGATGAGAAGCTCAAGAGTCTTGGGTGGTCTGAGCGCACTAGATGGGAGGAGGGCCTGAGGAAGACAATGGAATGGTATGTAGCTAATTCTGACTATTGGGGTGATGTTTCTGGTGCACTGTTGCCTCATCCGAGGACACTGATGATGCCTGGGTATGAGGGCTCTGAGGAAATTAAAGGAATGCTAAATCTGTTTACTAACAATCAAACGAAGATGGTGGCTCCAACATCAGAAGGTTCTTCCCAAACTCGTTTGCTCAAGTTCTTGATATATGGCCGGACAGGATGGATTGGTGGACTTCTTGGCAAAATATGTGAGAAGCAAGGAATTCCATACGAGTACGGAAAAGGTCGCTTGGAAGAGCGCTTTTCCATTGTCCTTGATATCCAAACTGTTAAGCCAACACATGTCTTCAATGCTGCTGGTGTTACTGGCAGACCCAATGTTGACTGGTGTGAGTCTCACAAGCCAGACACCATACGTACCAATGTTGTGGGCACCTTGACTCTAGCTGATGTTTGTCGGGAGCATGGGTTATTGGTGATAAACTATGCCACTGGGTGCATATTTGAATATGATGCAAATCATCCTGAAGGGTCAGGCATCGGCTTCAAAGAAGAGGATAAACCAAACTTCACTGGTTCATTCTACTCAAAGACTAAGGCAATG GTCGAGGAACTGTTGAAGGAGTACGAGAATGTCTGCACTCTGCGAGTCCGGATGCCAATATCGTCTGACCTCAACAATCCCCGAAACTTCATAACAAAGATTAGCCGTTATGACAAGGTGGTAAACATCCCAAACAGCATGACTGTATTGGATGAGCTTTTGCCAATTTCAGTTGAGATGGCAAAAAGGAACTTGCGGGGCATCTGGAACTTCACCAATCCTGGCGTGGTCAGCCACAATGAGATTCTGGAGATGTATAAGAAGTACATGGATCCCAGCTACAAGTGGACAAACTTCACGCTAGAAGAACAGGCTAAGGTCATTGTTGCACCTCGGAGCAACAACGAGATGGACGCGACAAAACTGAAGAGAGAGTTCCCCGAGCTGCTATCGATCAAAGACTCGTTGATCAAGTATGTCTTTGAGCCCAACAGGAAGGTCCCAGCAACTTGA